DNA from Deinococcota bacterium:
GATTCTGGAAGTCGTCGAGGAGGATGGGGTTCGCCGCAGCCGCCTGGCTATGCCCATGCTCGAGGTGATCGAAAAGTACGCCGTCACCGGGCCGGACAACGTGCATATCCTGGCCTTGGGCGAGGTCGATCACGCCAGCCAGGGCTGTCTCTGCGGCAAACACGCCATCGTCCGGGAGGTCGTCGGCGCCGCCATGGCAGAGGGGGACGAGGCCGTCATCGTGGACATGGAGGCTTCGCTGGAGCACATGCGGCGCGGCACGATTCGCCACGTCGACACCCTGCTCATCATCACCGAGCCCTATTACCGGGCGCTCGA
Protein-coding regions in this window:
- a CDS encoding cobyrinic acid a,c-diamide synthase, whose amino-acid sequence is ILEVVEEDGVRRSRLAMPMLEVIEKYAVTGPDNVHILALGEVDHASQGCLCGKHAIVREVVGAAMAEGDEAVIVDMEASLEHMRRGTIRHVDTLLIITEPYYRALESAGRLVRLAREMNIPNVLGVANKVRSKAEEEAIRSYLDPLGVPLVAVIPMDDSVGQADLQGKALLDLYPDAPAVTAIQGLSQHLFA